The following are from one region of the Nicotiana tabacum cultivar K326 chromosome 3, ASM71507v2, whole genome shotgun sequence genome:
- the LOC107796474 gene encoding pentatricopeptide repeat-containing protein At1g31430-like yields the protein MLLRVKCLGLAFSMRSIVRSLLFNSRKNVKANVNKIVSVLNDITKERLIVQGAILHGHLIKTGISSQKHIAVKLLIMYLKSGKSKEIDQMLKEFDGFNLVVHNCLITVNLEWGKLDEARRLFDEMPDRNEVSWTAIISGFMRFGRVDEAIFYFERNPFQTLFAWTATISGLVQNGLSFKAMKLFVEMLQSGVMPNNVTFTSVIRACGELSDFYLGACVLGLIVKVGFEHDLSVSNSLITFNLRLNDTVSARRIFDRMQGRDVVSWTAILDMYVQKGDLTEARRVFDEMPERNEVSWSTMISRYSQSGDAEAAVNLFHCMVQQGYKPNKSCLASVVSALSSLEALITGRIVHGHILKIGIEKDAFIGSSLVDLYCKCGSSKDGRVAFDSILEKNVVCWNSMVSGYSLNNQLEEAKELFDKIPQKNSISWNSLMTGYLEYEKFDEVFEGFSDMLLSGEQPNKSTFSSVLCACASLASLERGKNLHGKVIKLGFHSDVFVDTALLDMYAKSGNVESSKKIFKRMPKRNEISWTAMIQGLAENGFADEALTVFEEFEWTKSIAPNELILLAVLFACSHCGLVDKGLHYFNSMEKVYNIQPNARHYTCVVDMLSRSGRLSEAEKFILDMPCEPEVQAWAALLSGCKTYRNERMTERVAKKISELAEKHPEGYVLLSNVYASAGRWLDVLHTRKEMKEKGLKKSGGCSWIEVRNQLHSFYSQDGSHNESTEIYEVLELLRSEMQLI from the coding sequence ATGCTATTGCGCGTTAAATGTTTAGGCCTAGCATTCAGCATGCGAAGTATTGTGAGGTCTCTCCTGTTTAACTCAAGAAAAAACGTGAAAGCTAATGTAAACAAGATTGTCTCAGTCCTTAACGACATTACAAAAGAAAGATTAATCGTCCAAGGGGCCATTCTTCATGGGCATTTGATAAAAACAGGCATTTCATCTCAGAAACACATTGCCGTTAAATTGCTTATTATGTACCTTAAATCCGGAAAATCAAAGGAAATTGatcagatgctgaaggagttTGATGGGTTCAATTTAGTTGTGCATAATTGTCTGATTACTGTGAATCTTGAGTGGGGAAAGTTGGACGAAGCTCGTCGACTGTTTGACGAAATGCCTGACAGAAATGAAGTTTCTTGGACTGCTATAATTTCGGGGTTTATGAGGTTTGGAAGAGTTGATGAGGCTATTTTCTACTTTGAGAGAAACCCATTTCAGACTCTGTTTGCGTGGACTGCAACTATAAGTGGGCTTGTTCAAAATGggttgagttttaaagctatGAAGCTGTTTGTAGAGATGCTTCAATCTGGAGTAATGCCCAATAATGTCACTTTCACTTCTGTCATTAGAGCGTGCGGAGAGTTGAGTGATTTTTATTTGGGAGCGTGTGTATTGGGTTTGATTGTTAAGGTTGGTTTTGAACATGATTTGTCAGTTTCGAATTCTTTGATCACTTTTAACTTGAGATTGAATGATACTGTTTCAGCAAGGAGAATTTTTGATAGGATGCAGGGTAGAGATGTCGTTTCTTGGACCGCAATTTTAGACATGTATGTTCAGAAGGGAGACTTAACTGAAGCTCGTCGTGTCTTTGATGAGATGCCAGAAAGAAATGAAGTTTCTTGGAGTACAATGATCTCGAGGTACAGTCAGAGTGGTGATGCAGAAGCGGCGGTGAATCTCTTCCATTGCATGGTCCAACAGGGGTATAAACCGAATAAGTCGTGTTTAGCAAGCGTAGTAAGTGCATTGTCGAGCCTTGAAGCTTTGATAACGGGAAGGATTGTTCATGGACATATTTTAAAAATTGGGATTGAAAAAGATGCTTTCATTGGTAGCTCACTGGTTGACCTGTACTGCAAATGTGGAAGCTCTAAGGATGGACGTGTAGCATTTGACTCGATATTGGAGAAGAACGTTGTTTGTTGGAATTCAATGGTCAGTGGTTATAGCCTCAATAACCAACTTGAAGAAGCTAAGGAGCTATTTGACAAGATACCCCAAAAAAATAGTATCTCATGGAATTCGCTAATGACAGGTTATTTAGAGTATGAAAAATTTGATGAGGTTTTTGAAGGTTTCAGTGACATGCTTCTGTCTGGAGAACAACCAAATAAATCTACTTTCTCTAGTGTTTTATGTGCTTGTGCGAGCTTAGCTTCATTAGAAAGGGGCAAGAACTTGCATGGTAAGGTCATTAAACTTGGCTTTCACTCGGACGTTTTCGTGGACACTGCCCTTCTAGATATGTATGCCAAATCGGGTAATGTTGAAAGCTCTAAGAAAATCTTCAAAAGGATGCCCAAACGTAACGAGATTTCCTGGACAGCTATGATTCAAGGGCTTGCAGAAAACGGCTTTGCAGACGAAGCACTTACtgtatttgaagaatttgaatgGACGAAGTCCATTGCGCCTAATGAGCTTATTCTTTTAGCAGTTTTATTTGCTTGTTCCCACTGTGGTCTTGTAGACAAAGGACTCCATTACTTCAATTCAATGGAAAAGGTCTATAATATACAACCGAATGCTAGACATTATACCTGTGTAGTGGACATGCTGTCTCGTTCAGGACGCCTTTCTGAAGCAGAGAAGTTCATCTTGGACATGCCTTGTGAACCAGAAGTTCAAGCCTGGGCAGCTCTCTTAAGTGGTTGCAAAACATACAGAAATGAGAGGATGACAGAAAGGGTGGCGAAAAAGATTTCAGAGCTAGCTGAAAAGCATCCCGAAGGATATGTGTTGCTGTCAAATGTTTATGCTTCGGCTGGAAGATGGTTGGATGTCTTACAcacaagaaaagaaatgaaggaaaaaggaCTGAAGAAAAGCGGGGGATGTAGTTGGATTGAAGTGAGAAACCAACTCCATTCATTTTATTCCCAGGATGGTTCTCACAATGAGTCAACAGAGATTTACGAGGTTTTGGAACTACTGAGATCAGAAATGCAGCTTATATAG
- the LOC107796476 gene encoding LOW QUALITY PROTEIN: ATP-dependent DNA helicase homolog MER3-like (The sequence of the model RefSeq protein was modified relative to this genomic sequence to represent the inferred CDS: deleted 2 bases in 1 codon): protein MIMDGYALRSVMDLPPLFRSTFSFRYFNSLQSECFPACFLSDMNMVISAPTGSGKTVLFELCILRLLSRFISGEGKFIHIKGSLKTIYVAPSKALVQEKLRNWNQKLGSWGINCLELTGDNEYYNIKDIQDADVVLTTPEKFDAVTRYRIKDGGLSFFGDIALVLIDEVHLLNDTRGAALEAIVSRIKMLSRKPELKSSALANVRLIAVSATIPNIDDLAEWLMVPRQGVKRFGEEMRPVKLTTKVFGYTPAKNDFLFEKRLQNYVFGKHKKLVGIIYLLFSISTPLLCSTHFIVLSMRTCTDILMQHSRGKSALVFCSTRKGAQEAAQQLSQAAMTYGHSNPFIKSREQQERLREASLSCNDKQMQSYILYGVGYHNGGLSMNDRSLIEGLFLNGDIQVLCTTNTLAHGINLPAHTVVIKSTQHYNKEKGIYMEYDRSTILQMSGRAGRPPFDDTGMVIIMTRKETVHLYENLLSGCELVESQLLPCVTEHLTAEIVQLTVSDITGAIEWMKCSYLYVRIKKNPEKYAVRRGLTGDSLESHMQDICVQNVHELSSYQLIWTDEDGFRLKPLEPGRLMTKYYLKFDTMKHIMQAPGNCSIEDALQIICRAEELAWIQLRRNEKKLLNDINIDKDNRLRFHILGDKGKRKKRIQTREEKIFLLANDCLTGDPLVHDLSLSQDMNSICANGYRIAKCMKEYFLFRKNYRGTLNSALLAKSLYQKVWDDSPYLLKQLPGIGMVTAKALYSMGVKSFASFSEADPRKIEIVTGRKYPFGNHIKESLLLLPPKVEMKVEETESQRQGKSKVMVTLTRLSQPVQTAKRHYADMVVGVEEDNLVLFHEKIRVDDFPSPYSRTVLVPSHQQGKLTVKADLIFDEFIGVDLHQKVLLIKEIGLNFVNKYRTKQLSSFQANDACIIKDTKGAAQASCQVSHTLPEPEWSSDMPSFKLIDEDLEEVVPAAVVEDDECRIIDKKTIFDHIREKGKSLPAFTPLKGTCSPSLETLKHIIKRTREEQLLVKNAVGVPEEVTRTKVPRRSMVIQSAEYIDLEENRPFYNKDQRPDSHHVSNAIYLASETGELSFETKSVPSETMVEEMSFNYKPMDSKIFHSFEIVKNPESKLLSMAHETCTMHQPEHNSAIFGFQETIPTKVAQNAVANLDLEPVKTKRKAITEIKEVDDITLNGNTPCTSDKTDLSLVTSRKAAQERSRLLSSSESYVNMNNVGYPLRSPSFQEQRCSSSAQVAETSQANPYGFKSIFSFLFE, encoded by the exons ATGATCATGGATGGCTACGCACTTAGGTCTGTGATGGACTTGCCGCCTCTATTCCGTTCAACTTTCAGTTTCAG ATACTTTAACTCGCTGCAGAGTGAATGCTTTCCAGCTTGTTTCCTATCGGATATGAACATGGTAATCTCGGCACCAACTGGAAGTGGAAAAACAGTGCTTTTTGAACTATGCATTTTGAGGCTTCTCTCAAGGTTTATCTCAGGAGAGGGAAAATTTATTCACATAAAGGGGTCTCTGAAGACT ATATATGTTGCACCCTCGAAAGCTTTGGTACAAGAGAAGCTTCGCAATTGGAACCAAAAGCTTGGCTCATGGGGGATAAACTGCCTGGAACTGACTGGGGACAATGAGTACTACAACATCAAGGATATACAGGATGCTGACGTAGTTCTTACCACTCCTGAG AAGTTTGATGCTGTGACTCGTTATCGCATAAAAGATGGAGGCCTGAGCTTTTTTGGTGACATTGCATTGGTGCTAATTGATGAAGTCCATTTGTTGAATGATACTCGTGGAGCAGCTCTAGAGGCAATTGTCAGTAGAATTAAAATGCTTTCGCGCAAACCTGAACTGAAATCAAGTGCTCTAGCTAATGTCCGTCTTATAGCTGTTTCTGCAACCATTCCCAACATTGATGACCTTG CGGAGTGGCTCATGGTTCCCCGGCAAGGAGTAAAAAG GTTTGGAGAAGAAATGAGACCCGTTAAGTTGACTACAAAAGTTTTTG GATACACTCCGGCGAAGAATGACTTCCTATTTGAAAAG CGGTTACAGAACTATGTCTTTGGTAAGCATAAGAAGCTAGTTGGG ATCATATACCTCCTATTTTCAATTTCTACTCCTTTACTATGTTCTACACATTTTATAGTGCTAAGCATGAGAACTTGTACAGATATTCTCATGCAACATTCCAGAGGAAAATCTGCTCTAGTTTTTTGCTCAACCAGAAAAGGAGCACAAGAGGCAGCACAGCAGCTCTCTCAGGCAGCAATGACCTATGGTCATTCAAATCCTTTCATCAAAAGCAGAGAACAACAAGAAAGGTTAAGGGAAGCTTCACTATCATGTAATGACAAACAAATGCAGTCTTATATTCTTTATGGTG TTGGTTATCACAATGGTGGCCTTTCCATGAATGACCGCAGCCTCATTGAAGGCCTATTTCTGAATGGTGATATTCAAGTGCTGTGCACTACAAATACTCTTGCCCATGGAATTAATCTACCAGCACATACTGTTGTGATCAAATCAACTCAGCACTA CAATAAGGAAAAAGGGATTTACATGGAATATGACAGATCAACAATCCTGCAG ATGTCTGGAAGAGCAGGTCGACCACCGTTTGATGACACAGGAATGGTCATAATCATGACCAGAAAAGAAACT GTTCACTTGTACGAGAATTTGTTAAGTGGATGCGAATTGGTGGAGTCGCA ATTGCTTCCATGTGTTACAGAACACCTAACAGCAGAGATTGTTCAGCTCACCGTGTCAGATATAACAGGAGCAATTGAATGGATGAAATGCTCATATTTGTATGTAAGAATTAAAAAG AATCCAGAGAAATATGCAGTAAGGAGAGGGCTAACTGGCGACAGTTTAGAGAGCCATATGCAAG ATATTTGTGTTCAGAATGTGCATGAGTTGTCAAGCTATCAATTGATTTGGACAGATGAAGATGGTTTCCGCTTAAAGCCtcttg AACCTGGAAGATTGATGACGAAATATTATCTGAAATTCGACACTATGAAGCACATCATGCAAGCCCCTGGGAACTGTAGCATAGAGGATGCACTTCAAATTATTTGCCGTGCTGAGGAACTTGCCT GGATACAACTGAGGCGCAATGAGAAGAAGCTCCTGAATGACATAAACATCGACAAAGACAATCGGCTTCGCTTTCACATCCTTGGGGacaaggggaaaagaaaaaagcGGATACAAACCAGAGAAGAGAAGATATTTCTTTTGGCAAATGACTGCCTAACAGGGGATCCTTTAGTCCATGATTTATCCCTTAGCCAG GACATGAACTCTATATGTGCAAATGGCTATAGAATTGCGAAGTGCATGAAAGAGTATTTCCTATTCAGGAAGAACTATCGAGGAACTTTAAATTCAGCACTTCTAGCCAAATCTTTGTATCAGAAGGTCTGGGATGACAGTCCATACTTGCTGAAACAATTGCCTGGTATTGGAATGGTGACAGCAAAG GCACTGTATTCAATGGGAGTAAAATCATTTGCCTCATTCTCTGAGGCTGATCCAAGGAAAATAGAGATAGTAACTGGAAGAAAATATCCTTTTGGGAATCATATAAAAGAGTCATTACTATTGTTACCCCCAAAAGTTGAGATGAAGGTTGAGGAAACTGAGAGCCAAAGGCAAGGGAAGTCCAAGGTTATGGTAACGCTGACTAGGTTGTCACAACCTGTGCAAACAGCTAAACGACATTATGCTGATATG GTGGTTGGCGTTGAAGAAGATAATCTGGTACTATTTCATGAGAAAATAAG GGTGGATGACTTTCCTAG CCCTTATAGCAGGACAGTTCTGGTGCCAAGCCATCAGCAAGGGAAGCTGACTGTTAAAGCAGATCTGATATTTGATGAATTTA TTGGTGTCGATCTCCATCAAAAGGTTTTATTGATAAAGGAGATTGGCCTTAATTTTGTGAACAAGTACAGAACCAAGCAGCTTTCTTCGTTCCAAGCCAATGATGCCTGCATCATAAAGGACACAAAGGGTGCAGCTCAAGCTTCATGCCAAGTGTCTCACACTTTACCTGAACCTGAATGGAGCTCAGACAT GCCCAGTTTCAAGCTAATAGACGAAGATCTAGAGGAAG TGGTACCTGCTGCTGTGGTTGAAGATGATGAATGCAGAATCATAGACAAAAAGACTATATTTGACCATATACGTGAAAAGGGTAAAAGCCTCCCTGCTTTTACCCCATTGAAAGGTACATGTTCACCATCATTAGAGACTTTGAAACACATCATAAAGCGCACTCGCGAGGAGCAGCTTCTTGTTAAGAATGCTGTAGGAGTACCGGAAGAAGTGACAAGAACCAAAGTCCCACGTCGCAGCATGGTCATTCAATCTGCAGAATATATCGATCTAGAAGAAAATAGACCATTCTATAACAAAGATCAGAGACCAGATAGCCATCATGTCTCTAATGCCATTTACCTGGCTAGTGAAACAG GTGAGCTTTCCTTTGAAACCAAGAGTGTTCCATCTGAAACAATGGTTGAAGAAATGTCATTCAATTATAAGCCTATGGATTCTAAGATCTTCCACAGCTTTGAGATTGTGAAGAACCCAGAATCCAAGTTACTCAGTATGGCCCATGAAACCTGCACAATGCACCAACCTGAGCATAATTCTGCCATATTTGGGTTTCAAGAGACAATTCCAACAAAAGTTGCACAAAATGCAGTAGCTAATTTGGATCTTGAGCCTGTGAAGACCAAACGAAAGGCAATTACAGAAATTAAAGAGGTTGATGATATAACTCTTAATGGAAACACACCCTGCACTAGTGACAAAACTGACCTTTCTTTAGTGACCTCAAGAAAAGCTGCACAGGAAAGATCAAGATTGTTGTCATCTTCAGAATCTTACGTTAATATGAATAATGTTGGATATCCATTACGTTCTCCAAGTTTCCAGGAACAACGGTGCTCTTCTTCAGCACAAGTGGCAGAGACCAGCCAAGCAAATCCCTATGGGTTTAAAAGTATTTTCTCATTTCTGTTTGAGTGA
- the LOC142179600 gene encoding uncharacterized protein LOC142179600, protein MSTIQNEPFSIMTKIPFELRLWWNDLGKEGQDKVKKYLKDLPDLLNIQPRGDIIRSLVTCWDSAHNVFHFSDFELFPTLEEIAGYIGNDEALLRFKYLIAPRAVTVHRFLDSLKIPRTFHHPDFAKGFCSLRLIYARYGHVGGFNKPDFKLCSRDNRQKWDEHRLVAFMIAFLGLIVFPRKDGNIDLKVAGVVSTLLTQDKSTLAPMIMADIFRALTAFRAGGNFFEGCNLLLQMWMTDNLCHRSQLLGYGSPEKTCIGEFYTRIKGVSLPEEVTAWMSFFRTLTANQIQWMLGWLPVEEILYMPATRPHFLLMGLKSIQPYVPYRVLRQLGRYQVVPKDEDLSTRVVEISPDGRFPEKEVR, encoded by the coding sequence atgagcacaatacaaaacgaacccttttcaataatgaccaagatcccttttgagttgcgattatggtggaatgacctaggcaaggaagggcaagacaaagtaaagaagtatctgaaagatctcccggatttgCTAAACatccagcctcggggtgatattatcagatcattggtcacttgttgggattcagcacataatgtattccacttctcggactttgagctcttcccgacattggaagaaatagcgggatacatcggAAATGATGAAGCTCtgttaaggttcaagtacttgattgcacccAGGGCCGTCActgtacaccggtttctggattccctaaaaataccccgaacatttcaccatccagattttgcaaaaggtttctgcagtctccgcctcatatatgctagatacggccacgtgggcgggttcaataagccagacttcaaactatgcagtagagaTAACCGACAGAAGTGGGATGAACACAGGCTGGTAGcttttatgatagcttttttgggtcttatagtattcccaaggaaagacggaaacattgatttgaaagtagctggggtcgtcagtaccttgctcacccaagataaaagcactctggcgcctatgattatggctgacatcttccgggctctcactgctttcCGAGCCGGGGGCAACTTTTTCGAGGGATGTAAcctattgttgcaaatgtggatgaccgataatttatgccaccgctcccagctcttgggttacggttcgcccgagaagacttgcattggagaattttacacaagaatcaaaggggttaGTCTACCCGAGGAAGTCACAGCTTGGATGTCATtcttccgaactctcactgccaaccaaatccagtggatgctcggatggttgcctgttgaggaaatcctatacatgccggcaaccaggccccactttctgttgatgggactcaaaagcatccaaccctatgtaccgtatcgggttttgaggcaacttgggaggtatcaagtagttccgaaagatgaagacttgagtaCCCGGGTGGTTGAAATCagtcctgacggtcggttccccgaaAAAGAAGTTCGCtag